CAATCCTGCTTTTTCTAGAACACCCATCGTGTTACGAATTGTTGCTGAGCTAACACCAAGGTTGTACTCTTCTACCAATGCTCTAGAGCCAACTGGTTCTGCAGTAGCAATGTAGTGGCGTACTGTTGCCCAAAGAATGTGCTGTTGCCGAGCATTAAGCTGCACTTGCATAGCTGATTGAAACACGAAGATATTGAGTAAGTTTAAAAAAGTTAGCGATTAGATAGTGAATTATTAATTTATTTAATATAAGATAACAAATCTCCCTACGAGTGGAAATCAGTAACAAGATGTATTTCACTTCGTGCCTTTGAGTGCTGAAAGTCAATTTTCGAGAATTTGAACATCGGCACAGACAGTAGTGTATATGTAGTAACGCTCACTGAGTTTTGAGATTAATATCTCATTTACTCAAGTTAAACTAAAAATCGTATTCTACCTTACTTAATCCCAGTTGCAGCAGTAGCAAGCAATACTATTGCCAGCAGCGATCGCGGCTTAATAGCGAGGAATTGTCGAATCAACTGCCAAAGAGTACGCATCAATCCCGCCAGCAATATTTTTCACATTTGTAAATCCTTGCTGCTGTAACCATTGACACATTTGAGCAGAACGGATGCCATGATGACACATGACGAGTGTTTCTACATGAGGGTCAAATCGAACAAGTATAGTATCAGCCCAGCGGGCAAATTGACTTAAAGGTAAGACATCAAAGTTAGCAATCGATGCGATCGCCACTTCCTCTGATTCGCGGACATCGATCAACTGTAATGCTGGCATTGGTTGGGTGCGCAAGCGTTGATCGAGTTCTTCGACGCTGATTTGCTCAATTGAATGACTAAAATGTGGTGTCATACGCTATTTTTTCCAGCATCACAAGCATGTTTTGCGGAGGTTTTAGTCCCTAAGCCAGAAAATATCCGGTTTTTAGAGTATTAAACTAAGTTTTAGCATGATTTGAATTTCAGTCAAAAGCTAATAAGTATCCCTTTGTGCGGTCTGGGGTAAAACATGATGAAGCGACGCCCATTCTTTTATTTTTTAGCAGTCAGTATAGTGGTGCTGTTATTGACAGGTATCGGTGGCTGTTACTGGTTAGTACGAGGAAGTCCGTTAACGTTATTACAAGGTGGAACGCAAGCAACACCTGAAGCAGCGATTTTTGTGCCAAAACAAGCACCTGTGATGGTGTCAATTTTAGTCAATCCAGACCGCTTGGAGAAATTGCGCCAAGCAATAGCCCGCCCTAAAGAACGACGGCGATCGCGTTTGGAGTTAGACCAAATTAAAACAACATTGCTGGCTAACACTGGCTTAGATTACCGCCGCGATGTTCAACCTTGGTTAGGCGATGAAATTACAGCTGCGGTGACAACCAGCGACTATGACAGAGATCAGTATAACGGTCAACAGCCAGGATATCTGATGGCACTTGCGACCAAAGATGCCGAAAAAAGCCGCGAATTTTTACAGCTTGTCTTTTCCAAACAAGCGATCGCACCAACTGATTTAGAATTTGAAGACTATAAAGGTGTGAATTTGGTTTATCACAAACCTCATGCACAGGGAGAGAGCTTACAGCCATCAACCCGTATCCTTTCAGGTGCTGTAGTCGGCGATCGCTTTGTGCTACTTGCCAATCACCCTCGGGTGATTAAAGATGCCATTAATAATGTTCAGGCTCCGGATCTCAACTTAACAACATCAAGTCGTTATCAGCAAGCTTTAAGTCAGTTACCACCTCGGCGACTGGGTTTAGCTTTTCTCAATCTTCCTGGGGTAATTTCATGGCAAGGATTAGACACTGCCCAAACTTATGAAAGCCAAATTATTGCGTTAGAAGCAAACCGTAAAGGACTATTAACCGAAACAACACTTCTTGCTGCATCACCTCAAGAAGTTGCTTCTACACCAGAGTTGAGAGAACCTGTTGGTGCTTTAAAGTACGTTCCCGCAACAAGCGGCTTGGCGATCGCTGGAACTGATTTGAGTAACTTAAACAACACGGCACTCAGCCAACTATGGAAACAAGTTGCACAAATATCAACTTCTGGCTACGATGCAATTTCACGTTTGATTAACCAACCATTAGCGAACCTACAGCAACGCTGGGGTATCAATTTAGAAGAAGATATTTTTAGTTGGGTGCAAGGAGAATATGCGATCGCACTTTTACCTCACGCCGATACATCAACTTCAGATTGGATTTTTGTGACTGAAAAATCTCCAGCTGCAACTGAAGGTATTTCGCGATTAGATATGCTGGCACGACAACGCGGATATGATATCACCACACTGCCACTAGGAGAGCAAAAAATTGCGGCTTGGACACAACTGACAACAGCTCCATTAGCAAAAGCAAACTCTGAAGCAGGCGCAATTACAATCAAAGCAAAAGTACTGGGTGTTCATGGCTCAACAGATAAATATGAAATTTTGACGACTTCGGTAGATGCTATGGATGCAGTATTTAAAGCCGATCAAGCTGGTTCGTTGCTCAATGATGCGAAATTTCAAGCTAGTATTGAAGCCATACCACAGCCGAATGCAGGTTATGTGTATCTTGATTGGACAATGACTCAATCACTGCTAGAACGTCAGTTACCCGCACTGAAGCTCGTGGAAGTCATCGCTAAACCTTTGTTTGATAATTTGCGATCGCTGACTGTCAGTAGTTACGGTAGTGAACCAGGATTACTCAAAGGTGGTGTATTTTTCCGCTTGAATGAGTAGTATAGGAAAGCTTAAAGGACGCGCTAGCTTGGCGAATAAATTCGCTCCTAAATAAACTAAGTCCAGATGGTGCGTGGACTTACTCATAAAACTCTTATTTTAGTGTGCGCTCGTCAACTTCGTTTGGGTAGCCCCGACTTTAGTCGCAGGGCTTTTACGATTCATGCAGAGGTTTATTGTAGGATCAAACTTGCGATCGCAATTTACAAACCACTGACAAAATCAAATAACTGATGAGCAAGTTGTAGTTTACTACATTGAGAAACTTCTATTTGGCGTCCTTGAGCGTCTAAAAACACTGCTGAGTTAAAATCACTGCCAAAACCAACATTAGGCTGATCAATCGGATTTGCTACAATCGCATCCAGTTTCTTTTGCTGTAATTTTTGCCGTGCAGGAGTGACAATATCTCCAGTTTGCGCGGCAAAACCAATTAGGCGTTGGTGGGATTGTTTGCGGTGTCCCAGTTCTGCCACAATGTCGGGGACGGGTGCTAAGAGTAAATGTTCTGGAAGCGATCGCTTTGGTAATTTGTCTTGACTGTATTCTGCTGGTTTTACATCAGCCACAGCGGCGGACATTACCGTTAAATCAGCATCAGCAAAGTTTTCCAGCATCGCTTGCTGCATTTGCTCGGCATTGACAACTGCGATCGCTCGAATTCCTTGCGGTACACTCCACTCAATCGGTGCGTGAACTAAAGTTACAATTGCCCCGCGATGTTGTGCTGCTTGCGCTAAAGCTAACCCCATTTTCCCTGTCGAGGGATTACCGATAAACCGCACCGGATCTAAATATTCGCGCGTTCCCCCTGCACTAATTAATACACGTTTGCCAAATAAGTCGCGCTTGCCAGATGTATAAAGTAAAGATTGAACTCCAGTGATAATTTCTGCTGGTTCTGCCATTCGTCCTGCACCAACGCGATCGCACGCGAGCAAACCATAACCAGGTGCTAATGCATGAAACCTTGAATTTGTCAATAGTTGTTGCCAATTGCGTTGTACGGCAACTTGCTGCCACATTTGGGTATTCATCGCTGGTGCGAGTAGCACCGGACATTGAGACGCAAGTACTGTATTTGTTAACAGATTGTCTGCAATACCGTAACTTAACTTAGAGAGCGTATTTG
Above is a genomic segment from Gloeocapsopsis sp. IPPAS B-1203 containing:
- the coaBC gene encoding bifunctional phosphopantothenoylcysteine decarboxylase/phosphopantothenate--cysteine ligase CoaBC — translated: MEQPQRVLIGIGGGIAAYKVCEVISTLFKAGMQVRVILTDSAQQFITPLTIATLSRHPAYTDTDFWQPHPRPLHIELGEWADVFLIAPLTANTLSKLSYGIADNLLTNTVLASQCPVLLAPAMNTQMWQQVAVQRNWQQLLTNSRFHALAPGYGLLACDRVGAGRMAEPAEIITGVQSLLYTSGKRDLFGKRVLISAGGTREYLDPVRFIGNPSTGKMGLALAQAAQHRGAIVTLVHAPIEWSVPQGIRAIAVVNAEQMQQAMLENFADADLTVMSAAVADVKPAEYSQDKLPKRSLPEHLLLAPVPDIVAELGHRKQSHQRLIGFAAQTGDIVTPARQKLQQKKLDAIVANPIDQPNVGFGSDFNSAVFLDAQGRQIEVSQCSKLQLAHQLFDFVSGL
- a CDS encoding rhodanese-like domain-containing protein, with the protein product MTPHFSHSIEQISVEELDQRLRTQPMPALQLIDVRESEEVAIASIANFDVLPLSQFARWADTILVRFDPHVETLVMCHHGIRSAQMCQWLQQQGFTNVKNIAGGIDAYSLAVDSTIPRY
- a CDS encoding DUF3352 domain-containing protein, whose translation is MMKRRPFFYFLAVSIVVLLLTGIGGCYWLVRGSPLTLLQGGTQATPEAAIFVPKQAPVMVSILVNPDRLEKLRQAIARPKERRRSRLELDQIKTTLLANTGLDYRRDVQPWLGDEITAAVTTSDYDRDQYNGQQPGYLMALATKDAEKSREFLQLVFSKQAIAPTDLEFEDYKGVNLVYHKPHAQGESLQPSTRILSGAVVGDRFVLLANHPRVIKDAINNVQAPDLNLTTSSRYQQALSQLPPRRLGLAFLNLPGVISWQGLDTAQTYESQIIALEANRKGLLTETTLLAASPQEVASTPELREPVGALKYVPATSGLAIAGTDLSNLNNTALSQLWKQVAQISTSGYDAISRLINQPLANLQQRWGINLEEDIFSWVQGEYAIALLPHADTSTSDWIFVTEKSPAATEGISRLDMLARQRGYDITTLPLGEQKIAAWTQLTTAPLAKANSEAGAITIKAKVLGVHGSTDKYEILTTSVDAMDAVFKADQAGSLLNDAKFQASIEAIPQPNAGYVYLDWTMTQSLLERQLPALKLVEVIAKPLFDNLRSLTVSSYGSEPGLLKGGVFFRLNE